The following are encoded together in the Deinococcus soli (ex Cha et al. 2016) genome:
- a CDS encoding AAA family ATPase encodes MIGDHLQVTIGRAADYAREAGHELVTLEHLLLALTHDPEAREALLAVGVDVERLREDLQALLAEFEVVPDAEPDFTLGVHRVVEGAVLQLHASGKGHEVADGARVLVELLEAPDSPARAALEARGASRLDVLSFVSHGAAKVPGRERERRVAGVDGPAPEAPEAEADPLEAYAADLTAQARAGAFDPVIGRVAELERVVHVLARRGKNNPVLVGEPGVGKTALAEGLAQRIVDGQAPGFLRGASVYALDLGALLAGTRYRGDFEARLKAVLAALDGQNAVLFIDELHTLVGAGATEGGSVDAANLLKPALARGKLRVLGATTPAELRHLEKDRALWRRFQTVEVPEPSEEDALLIVQGLVPRYEAHHGVTFTPGALDAAVRLSVRHLRDRFLPDKAIDVLDEAGAARSSAGRGGTIDVPDVEGTVARMARVPLGAVKAEEVTSLATLEADLRARVFGQDAAVGAVASAVKLARAGLRDPNRPQGAFLFAGPTGVGKTELARALAERLGIHLARFDMSEYQEAHTVARLIGAPPGYVGFDQGGLLTDAVAKHPHAVLLLDEIEKAHPDVYNVFLQLMDHGTLTDHTGKKVDGRGLILVFTTNAGAADASRPALGFGRTDRAGEEAQAVKRTFTPEFRNRLDGVLHFAPLSPEVMGGVVDKFVRELQVQLEERGVTLTVTPAARARLAALGYDPLMGARPLSRVIEAQLKRPLADLMLFGRLKGGGRVRIGVKQDEFTFT; translated from the coding sequence ATGATCGGCGATCACCTGCAGGTCACGATCGGCCGCGCGGCAGACTACGCGCGCGAGGCGGGGCATGAACTGGTCACGCTGGAGCACCTGCTGCTGGCCCTGACGCACGACCCGGAGGCGCGCGAGGCGCTGCTGGCCGTAGGCGTGGACGTGGAGCGGCTGCGTGAGGATCTTCAGGCGCTGCTGGCGGAGTTCGAGGTGGTGCCGGACGCCGAGCCGGACTTCACGCTGGGCGTGCACCGGGTCGTGGAGGGCGCAGTGTTGCAGCTGCACGCCAGCGGCAAGGGGCACGAGGTCGCGGACGGCGCGCGGGTGCTCGTGGAGCTGCTGGAGGCACCGGACAGTCCGGCGCGGGCGGCACTGGAGGCGCGGGGGGCGTCGCGGCTGGATGTGCTGAGTTTCGTGTCGCACGGCGCGGCGAAGGTGCCGGGCCGCGAGCGGGAGCGGCGCGTGGCGGGCGTGGACGGCCCGGCCCCCGAGGCGCCGGAAGCGGAGGCCGATCCGCTGGAGGCCTACGCCGCCGACCTGACGGCGCAGGCGCGCGCCGGGGCGTTCGATCCGGTGATCGGGCGCGTGGCGGAACTGGAGCGGGTGGTGCATGTGCTGGCGCGGCGCGGGAAGAACAACCCGGTGCTGGTGGGCGAGCCGGGCGTGGGCAAGACCGCGCTGGCCGAGGGCCTTGCGCAGCGGATCGTGGACGGGCAGGCGCCGGGCTTCCTGCGGGGCGCGTCGGTCTATGCGCTGGACCTGGGGGCGCTGCTGGCCGGCACCCGCTACCGGGGTGATTTCGAGGCGCGGCTGAAAGCGGTCCTCGCCGCGCTGGACGGGCAGAACGCGGTGCTGTTCATTGACGAACTGCACACCCTGGTGGGTGCCGGGGCGACCGAGGGCGGCAGCGTGGACGCCGCGAACCTCCTCAAGCCGGCACTCGCGCGGGGCAAGCTGCGGGTGCTGGGGGCGACCACCCCGGCGGAACTGCGGCACCTGGAGAAGGACCGGGCGCTGTGGCGCCGCTTCCAGACGGTCGAGGTGCCCGAGCCGTCCGAGGAGGACGCCCTGCTGATCGTGCAGGGCCTCGTGCCCCGCTACGAGGCGCACCACGGGGTGACGTTCACGCCGGGTGCGCTGGACGCGGCGGTGCGGCTGTCGGTGCGGCACCTGCGCGACCGGTTCCTGCCGGACAAGGCCATCGACGTGCTGGACGAGGCGGGGGCGGCCCGCAGCAGCGCCGGGCGGGGCGGCACCATCGACGTGCCGGATGTCGAGGGCACGGTGGCCCGTATGGCGCGCGTGCCTCTGGGCGCCGTGAAGGCCGAGGAGGTCACGTCCCTGGCGACGCTGGAGGCGGACCTCAGGGCGCGAGTGTTCGGGCAGGACGCGGCGGTGGGTGCCGTGGCGAGCGCCGTGAAACTGGCCCGCGCGGGACTGCGCGACCCGAACCGGCCGCAGGGGGCGTTCCTGTTCGCCGGGCCGACCGGGGTGGGCAAGACCGAACTGGCCCGCGCGCTGGCCGAGCGGCTGGGCATCCACCTGGCGCGGTTCGACATGAGCGAATACCAGGAGGCGCACACGGTCGCGCGCCTGATCGGGGCGCCCCCCGGGTACGTGGGCTTCGATCAGGGCGGCCTGCTCACCGACGCGGTGGCGAAGCATCCGCACGCGGTGCTGCTGCTGGACGAGATCGAGAAGGCCCACCCGGACGTGTACAACGTGTTCCTGCAGCTCATGGATCACGGGACGCTGACCGACCACACCGGGAAAAAGGTGGACGGGCGCGGCCTGATCCTGGTGTTCACCACGAACGCCGGGGCGGCCGACGCGTCGCGGCCCGCGCTGGGCTTCGGCCGCACGGACCGCGCGGGCGAGGAGGCGCAGGCCGTGAAGCGCACGTTTACGCCGGAGTTCCGCAACCGCCTGGACGGCGTGCTGCACTTCGCGCCGCTGTCGCCGGAGGTGATGGGCGGCGTGGTGGACAAGTTCGTGCGGGAGTTGCAGGTGCAGCTGGAGGAACGCGGCGTGACCCTGACTGTGACCCCGGCGGCGCGCGCGCGACTGGCGGCACTGGGCTATGACCCGCTGATGGGCGCGCGGCCCCTGTCACGCGTGATCGAGGCGCAGCTCAAGCGGCCACTGGCGGACCTGATGCTGTTCGGCCGCCTGAAGGGTGGGGGGCGCGTGAGGATCGGCGTCAAGCAAGACGAATTCACCTTCACTTAA
- a CDS encoding DedA family protein: MHDLTSLILSASYAGLFAIVFAETGLLLGFFLPGDTLLLAAGVLAAGGALSLGGIMAAVVAGAVLGCVAGYFIGGKVGPRVFASQDARYFRPEYVTRAELFFARYGWLAVVLARFVPVVRTLVPTMAGVSRMPLAPFTLYNIVGAILWGVSVPALGYFLGDRIPHLDRYILLIVGGFVVISIVPVLLKVMQARRAT, translated from the coding sequence ATGCACGACCTGACCAGCCTGATCCTCTCCGCGTCCTACGCGGGCCTGTTCGCCATCGTCTTCGCCGAGACCGGACTGCTGCTGGGGTTCTTCCTGCCGGGTGACACCCTGCTGCTCGCCGCCGGGGTGCTCGCCGCCGGGGGCGCCCTGAGCCTCGGGGGGATCATGGCGGCCGTTGTGGCGGGCGCGGTCCTGGGCTGCGTCGCCGGGTACTTCATCGGCGGGAAGGTCGGGCCGCGCGTGTTCGCCAGTCAGGACGCCCGGTACTTCAGACCCGAGTATGTGACCCGCGCCGAACTGTTCTTCGCGCGGTACGGCTGGCTGGCTGTCGTCCTGGCCCGCTTCGTGCCGGTCGTGCGGACCCTGGTGCCCACCATGGCCGGCGTGAGCCGCATGCCCCTGGCGCCGTTCACGCTGTACAACATCGTCGGCGCGATCCTGTGGGGCGTCAGCGTCCCCGCCCTGGGGTACTTCTTGGGCGACCGCATCCCCCACCTTGACCGCTACATCCTGCTCATCGTGGGGGGCTTCGTCGTGATCAGCATCGTGCCCGTGCTGCTGAAGGTTATGCAGGCCCGCCGCGCGACCTAA
- a CDS encoding ATP phosphoribosyltransferase regulatory subunit, producing the protein MNSSASSSAAAAGPGPRVSAFIPEGTRDVLPPEWAQREAIRAQLSGLFSRWGYRGVEVPALEYASAHHPQDAVAFKLIDSGGQVLSLRSEFTTAVGRLVRTRYPQGPFPLRLQYSGRLWLRAQNSELGRLREFNQLGVELIGVETAQADAELLHLAAAAMREVGVGAALEVGYPGFVDAVLEDAGLHGAARAALHDAIDRKSGADVDLLCGQFGLGGDTRRTLHALTDLYGGPEVLDAAQGLARGTRAQEAVAHLRRVAALYAGPLLFDLGVSRRYDYYTGLTFRAYAPGLNQPVLGGGRYALEGGLPGAGFALGLERLMRALAGDLPPEPELVLALDLAAADAARAQGLHAELAWTDDRTELRAFSTARGIHRWASSQGGTLTFQPATEVTQ; encoded by the coding sequence GTGAATTCGTCCGCCTCATCATCCGCTGCCGCTGCCGGCCCCGGGCCGCGCGTGTCGGCGTTCATTCCGGAGGGCACGCGCGACGTGCTGCCGCCCGAGTGGGCGCAGCGTGAAGCGATCCGCGCGCAGCTGTCCGGCCTGTTCTCCCGCTGGGGGTACCGTGGCGTGGAGGTTCCCGCCCTGGAGTACGCCAGCGCGCACCATCCGCAGGACGCCGTGGCGTTCAAACTGATCGACTCGGGCGGGCAGGTGCTGTCGCTGCGCAGCGAGTTCACGACCGCCGTGGGCCGCCTGGTCCGTACCCGGTACCCGCAGGGGCCATTCCCGCTGCGGTTGCAGTACTCGGGGCGGTTGTGGCTGCGCGCGCAGAACAGCGAACTGGGGCGCCTGCGGGAGTTCAATCAGCTGGGCGTGGAACTGATCGGCGTGGAGACCGCGCAGGCGGACGCGGAACTGCTGCACCTGGCGGCGGCGGCGATGCGGGAAGTGGGGGTGGGCGCGGCGCTGGAGGTCGGGTATCCGGGCTTCGTGGACGCCGTGCTGGAGGACGCCGGGCTGCACGGCGCGGCGCGGGCGGCGCTGCACGACGCGATCGACCGCAAGAGTGGCGCGGACGTGGACCTGCTGTGCGGCCAGTTCGGGCTGGGCGGCGACACGCGCCGCACCCTGCACGCCCTGACGGACCTGTACGGCGGTCCCGAGGTGCTGGACGCCGCGCAGGGGCTGGCGCGCGGCACGCGCGCGCAGGAGGCGGTCGCGCACCTGCGCCGCGTGGCCGCGCTGTACGCGGGGCCGCTGCTGTTCGACCTGGGCGTCAGCCGCCGCTACGACTACTACACCGGGCTGACGTTCCGCGCGTACGCGCCGGGCCTGAACCAGCCGGTGCTGGGCGGGGGTCGCTACGCGCTGGAGGGGGGCCTGCCGGGCGCGGGCTTCGCGCTGGGCCTGGAACGCCTGATGCGCGCCCTGGCCGGCGACCTGCCTCCCGAACCGGAGCTGGTGCTGGCCCTGGATCTCGCGGCGGCCGACGCGGCGCGCGCGCAGGGCCTGCACGCGGAACTCGCCTGGACGGACGACCGGACCGAGCTGCGGGCGTTTAGCACGGCGCGCGGCATCCACCGCTGGGCCAGCAGTCAGGGCGGCACACTGACCTTCCAGCCCGCCACGGAGGTGACGCAGTGA
- a CDS encoding alpha-amylase family glycosyl hydrolase produces the protein MTPSLTGELKWWQSGIIYQIYPRSFQDDSGDGVGDLRGITRRLPYVASLGVKAVWLSPIFRSPMRDFGYDVADYCDIDPLFGTLEDFDAFVAEAHRLDLKVMLDYVPNHSSSDHAWFQEALTGKGSAKRDWYVWRDPAPSGGVPNNWKSFFGGPAWTLDEASGQYYLHQFLPSQPDLNWRNPAVREAMFDALRFWMRRGVDGFRVDVIWLLAEDDRYLDEPENPDWQPGQPEHWSLLHPYTQDQPETHEYIREMRAVLDEFDDRMMVGEIYLPVEQLLPYSGTEDARMVHLPFNFHLILMPWQAQDVRRFTDSYDAASLAAGAWPNWVLGNHDQHRFRSRLGDAQYRVAQTLLLTLRGTPTVYYGDEIGMRDVEIPADRIVDPAALQQPDSPEAGRDPERTPMQWDASVNAGFSADGTTPWLPIADDFATLNVAAQEGDPASDLNYFRALTRLRQEHPALIGGTYRSVDAPDDVFAFIRQDDSGTLTVLLNFGAQTHDLGDLARGQTLLSSLGDQPASGAALRPNEARILRG, from the coding sequence ATGACCCCCTCCCTGACCGGCGAGCTGAAGTGGTGGCAGAGCGGCATCATCTACCAGATCTACCCGCGTTCCTTCCAAGACGACAGCGGCGACGGCGTGGGCGACCTGCGCGGCATCACCCGCCGCCTGCCCTACGTGGCCAGCCTGGGCGTGAAGGCCGTGTGGCTCTCCCCCATCTTCCGGAGCCCCATGCGCGACTTCGGCTACGACGTCGCCGACTACTGCGACATCGACCCGCTGTTCGGCACCCTGGAGGACTTCGACGCCTTCGTGGCCGAGGCGCACCGCCTGGACCTGAAGGTCATGCTGGACTACGTGCCCAACCACTCGTCCAGTGACCACGCGTGGTTCCAGGAGGCACTGACGGGCAAGGGCAGCGCGAAACGCGACTGGTACGTGTGGCGCGACCCGGCCCCCAGCGGCGGCGTGCCGAACAACTGGAAGTCCTTCTTCGGCGGGCCCGCCTGGACGCTGGACGAGGCCAGCGGGCAGTACTACCTGCACCAGTTCCTGCCCAGCCAGCCGGACCTGAACTGGCGCAACCCGGCGGTCAGGGAGGCGATGTTCGACGCGCTGCGCTTCTGGATGCGCCGCGGCGTGGACGGCTTCCGCGTGGACGTCATCTGGCTGCTGGCCGAGGACGACCGCTACCTGGACGAACCCGAGAACCCCGACTGGCAGCCCGGGCAGCCCGAACACTGGAGCCTCCTGCACCCCTACACGCAGGACCAGCCCGAGACGCACGAGTACATCCGCGAGATGCGCGCCGTGCTGGACGAGTTCGACGACCGCATGATGGTCGGCGAGATCTACCTGCCGGTCGAGCAGCTCCTGCCGTACTCCGGCACGGAGGACGCGCGGATGGTGCACCTCCCGTTCAACTTCCACCTGATCCTGATGCCCTGGCAGGCACAGGACGTGCGGCGCTTCACGGACAGCTACGACGCGGCGAGCCTCGCGGCGGGCGCGTGGCCGAACTGGGTGCTCGGCAACCACGACCAACACCGCTTCCGCAGCCGCCTGGGCGACGCGCAGTACCGCGTGGCGCAGACCCTGCTGCTGACCCTGCGCGGCACCCCCACCGTGTACTACGGCGACGAGATCGGCATGCGCGACGTCGAGATTCCCGCCGACCGCATCGTGGACCCCGCCGCGCTGCAACAGCCCGACAGCCCCGAGGCGGGCCGCGACCCGGAGCGCACCCCCATGCAGTGGGACGCTTCCGTAAACGCGGGCTTCAGCGCGGACGGCACGACCCCCTGGCTGCCCATCGCCGACGACTTCGCCACCCTGAACGTCGCCGCGCAGGAGGGCGATCCGGCCAGCGACCTGAACTACTTCCGCGCCCTGACCCGCCTGCGCCAAGAGCACCCCGCGCTGATCGGCGGCACATACCGCAGCGTGGACGCCCCAGACGACGTGTTCGCCTTCATCCGCCAGGACGACAGCGGCACCCTGACCGTCCTGCTGAACTTCGGCGCGCAGACCCACGACCTGGGCGACCTCGCCCGCGGCCAGACACTCCTGAGCAGCCTGGGCGACCAGCCCGCGAGCGGCGCGGCCCTGCGCCCGAACGAAGCCCGCATCCTGCGCGGCTGA
- a CDS encoding LCP family protein — translation MRTPVVVGLVVLAGVGAVLSPAAPFLARYGTLPRKADGPVNLVLAGVDVEYNDRVKVWPYPPVADPYVGRTDTIMLAQAWPDGRVNLLSIPRDSWVNVPESGWGKINGANRSGGPEGLMHAVQDLTGLPVDGYALLSLNAVPALTDAAGGVTVDVGQAMKYDDNAGNLHIDLKPGRQRLNGEQMVGFLRFRHDNLGDIGRIGRQQQFVSALGAQVRNPLNVWRLPLMVAAVDRNMKSNLTREQVGALMGAGLSGMQVKTHQVPGDFGRRGGLSIWEVDRAALGTLIAKNFRDPNDPRSLGVAVVNTDAPDGSARRLKERLEGLGYANVWIVNETRGPAKTTASGEAAARVLRDVGFGTVSDQPLASGADVTVRLGSDTPAP, via the coding sequence GTGCGTACTCCGGTTGTCGTTGGTCTGGTCGTCCTGGCGGGCGTGGGGGCGGTCCTGTCGCCTGCCGCGCCGTTTCTCGCGCGGTACGGCACGCTGCCGCGCAAGGCCGACGGGCCGGTGAATCTGGTGCTGGCGGGCGTGGACGTGGAATACAACGACCGGGTCAAGGTCTGGCCCTATCCGCCCGTGGCGGATCCGTACGTGGGCCGGACGGACACGATCATGCTGGCGCAGGCGTGGCCGGACGGACGGGTGAACCTGCTCAGCATTCCACGGGACTCATGGGTGAACGTCCCGGAGTCCGGGTGGGGCAAGATCAACGGCGCGAACCGCAGCGGCGGTCCCGAGGGCCTGATGCACGCCGTGCAGGACCTGACGGGCCTGCCGGTGGACGGCTACGCGCTGCTCAGCCTGAACGCCGTGCCCGCCCTGACGGACGCGGCGGGCGGCGTCACGGTGGATGTGGGGCAGGCCATGAAATACGACGACAATGCCGGGAACCTGCACATCGACCTGAAGCCCGGGCGGCAGCGCCTGAACGGCGAGCAGATGGTGGGCTTCCTGCGCTTCCGGCACGACAACCTGGGCGATATCGGGCGGATCGGGCGGCAGCAGCAGTTCGTGTCCGCGCTGGGCGCGCAGGTGCGCAACCCGCTGAACGTGTGGCGGCTCCCGCTGATGGTCGCGGCGGTGGATCGCAACATGAAGTCGAACCTGACCCGCGAACAGGTGGGAGCGCTGATGGGCGCGGGGCTCAGCGGCATGCAGGTGAAAACGCATCAGGTGCCGGGGGACTTCGGACGTCGGGGCGGCCTGAGCATCTGGGAGGTGGACCGCGCCGCACTGGGCACGCTGATCGCGAAGAACTTCCGTGACCCGAACGATCCGCGGTCGCTGGGCGTGGCGGTCGTGAACACCGACGCCCCGGACGGCAGCGCCCGCCGCCTGAAGGAGCGGCTGGAGGGCCTGGGGTACGCGAACGTCTGGATCGTGAACGAAACGCGCGGCCCCGCGAAGACCACCGCGTCCGGCGAGGCGGCGGCGCGGGTGCTGCGCGACGTGGGGTTCGGGACGGTCAGCGATCAGCCGCTGGCGTCCGGTGCGGACGTGACCGTGCGCCTGGGCTCGGACACGCCTGCACCCTGA
- a CDS encoding GNAT family N-acetyltransferase, protein MTDVLIRPAHAFDAAFCVPLIQATIGRIGHALAGTTDDVAAARTMLGFYPLRGNRLSFEHQLIAQAPSGEPLGVILAYPGDHAEALDDPFRERLRALGLPGHVESEGTSGELYVDTLAVTETARGRGIGGRLLDAAATRAAALGLDRVGLLVEDGNPAARLYVRQNFRPAGRRHLAGGVYRYLVRDLT, encoded by the coding sequence ATGACCGACGTCCTCATCCGCCCGGCACACGCCTTCGACGCGGCGTTCTGTGTGCCGCTCATCCAGGCCACCATCGGCCGGATCGGACACGCGCTGGCTGGCACGACCGATGATGTGGCGGCCGCGCGGACCATGCTGGGCTTCTACCCGCTGCGCGGCAACCGCCTGAGTTTCGAGCATCAGCTCATCGCACAGGCACCGTCCGGGGAGCCGCTGGGCGTGATCCTCGCGTACCCCGGCGATCACGCCGAGGCGCTGGACGACCCCTTCCGCGAGCGGCTGCGCGCCCTGGGCCTGCCGGGCCACGTGGAGTCCGAGGGCACATCCGGCGAGCTGTACGTGGACACCCTGGCCGTCACGGAGACCGCGCGGGGACGTGGCATCGGGGGGCGTCTGCTGGACGCGGCCGCCACGCGGGCTGCGGCGCTGGGCCTGGACCGGGTGGGCCTCCTGGTTGAGGACGGCAACCCAGCGGCGCGGCTGTACGTCCGGCAGAATTTCCGCCCGGCGGGGCGGCGCCACCTGGCGGGCGGCGTGTACAGGTATCTGGTGCGCGACCTGACCTGA
- the clpS gene encoding ATP-dependent Clp protease adapter ClpS — MTRRDLDSRTQTLERTHTQRPRLFRVLLLNDDYTPMEFVVMVLQRYFRKAEQEAELIMLAVHHKGQGVAGVYTRDVAETKVAQVMNHARRDGHPLRVVAEPEPDA; from the coding sequence ATGACGCGCCGCGACCTTGACTCGCGCACCCAGACGCTGGAACGCACGCACACGCAGCGGCCCCGCCTGTTCCGGGTGCTGCTGCTCAACGACGACTACACGCCCATGGAATTCGTGGTGATGGTGCTGCAGCGCTACTTCCGCAAGGCGGAGCAGGAGGCGGAACTGATCATGCTGGCCGTGCATCACAAGGGGCAGGGCGTGGCGGGCGTGTACACCCGCGACGTGGCGGAGACGAAGGTCGCGCAGGTCATGAATCACGCGCGCCGCGACGGGCACCCCCTGCGGGTCGTGGCGGAACCGGAGCCGGACGCATGA
- the hisG gene encoding ATP phosphoribosyltransferase, translated as MTPAPTRDPGHLTLALPKGRILEDAIALLSQAGLPLTMPEKSRALRHEFPGVTVLELRNQDVPVYVDLGVADAGIVGKDVLIESGRTVYEPVDLKFAGCRLSLIREVGADGDIARVGTKYPRAARAYLNARGIPAEIVKLSGNIELACLTGLADAVVDLVQTGSTLRANNLEEVDVLFHSTARLVVNRAALKTRRERLRPLIERLRELTSQ; from the coding sequence GTGACCCCCGCCCCCACCCGTGACCCCGGTCACCTGACCCTGGCGCTGCCCAAGGGCCGCATCCTCGAAGACGCCATCGCGCTGCTGTCGCAGGCGGGCCTGCCGCTGACCATGCCCGAGAAATCCCGCGCGCTGCGCCACGAGTTCCCCGGCGTGACCGTACTGGAGCTGCGTAACCAGGACGTGCCGGTGTACGTGGACCTGGGCGTCGCGGACGCCGGGATCGTCGGGAAGGACGTGCTGATCGAGTCGGGCCGCACCGTGTACGAACCGGTGGACCTGAAATTTGCCGGGTGCCGCCTCTCCCTGATCCGCGAGGTCGGCGCGGACGGGGACATCGCGCGGGTCGGCACGAAGTACCCCCGCGCGGCCCGCGCGTACCTGAACGCGCGCGGCATTCCCGCCGAGATCGTCAAGCTCAGCGGGAACATCGAACTGGCGTGCCTGACGGGCCTCGCGGACGCCGTGGTGGACCTCGTGCAGACGGGCAGCACCCTGCGCGCGAACAACTTGGAGGAGGTGGACGTGCTGTTCCACTCGACCGCGCGGCTGGTCGTGAACCGCGCGGCCCTCAAGACCCGCCGCGAGCGCCTGCGGCCCCTGATCGAGCGGCTGCGCGAACTCACCTCGCAGTAA
- a CDS encoding MalY/PatB family protein, giving the protein MTDPARNPRDTLDVSALRHPDSLKWTLYPEDVIPMWVADMDFPVAPPIMRALHERLDAGLGYAQLRGDTRLKDALLPKLAAQGLEGLTAENLTFLPGVVPGIYAAVHALTTPGEPVVTMTPIYHPFHMAITELGRRVAGVPLRDGEHGFEINWAAMDAASRGSRLLLLCHPHNPTGRVWTAEELQKLRDLVLARDLFVMSDELHADLRFTAGPFESFAADPRVQSRTITLTGPCKAFNTAGLGIGAMISHSAQLLTRVRGAAGGLMGHESALSITMWRAALAEGGPWLAETAQYLRENRDFMAAFLRERLPWVRFHVPEATYLAWLDLRAHPRAGDIQTFLLEDARVAIHDGPVFAHEGHKPQYQGFIRLNFATSRELLTEALTRMERALNATK; this is encoded by the coding sequence ATGACGGACCCTGCCCGGAACCCTCGCGACACCCTGGACGTCAGCGCCCTGCGTCACCCCGACTCGCTGAAATGGACGCTGTACCCGGAAGACGTCATTCCCATGTGGGTGGCGGACATGGACTTCCCGGTCGCGCCGCCCATCATGCGGGCCCTGCACGAGCGGCTGGACGCGGGCCTGGGGTACGCGCAGCTGCGCGGCGACACCCGCCTGAAAGACGCCCTGCTGCCGAAGCTGGCCGCGCAGGGCCTGGAGGGCCTGACCGCCGAGAACCTGACGTTCCTGCCGGGCGTCGTGCCGGGCATCTACGCCGCCGTGCACGCCCTGACCACGCCGGGCGAACCGGTCGTGACCATGACGCCCATCTACCACCCGTTCCACATGGCGATCACCGAACTGGGCCGCCGCGTGGCGGGCGTGCCGCTGCGCGACGGCGAGCACGGCTTCGAGATCAACTGGGCGGCGATGGACGCCGCGTCGCGCGGGTCGCGCCTGCTGCTGCTGTGTCACCCGCACAACCCCACCGGCCGCGTCTGGACCGCCGAGGAACTGCAGAAACTGCGCGACCTCGTGCTGGCGCGCGACCTGTTCGTCATGAGTGACGAGCTGCACGCCGACCTGCGCTTCACGGCCGGGCCGTTCGAATCGTTCGCCGCCGACCCGCGCGTGCAGAGCCGCACCATCACCCTGACCGGACCGTGCAAGGCCTTCAACACGGCCGGGCTGGGCATCGGCGCGATGATCAGCCACAGCGCCCAGCTGCTGACCCGCGTGCGCGGCGCGGCGGGCGGACTGATGGGTCACGAGAGCGCCCTGAGCATCACCATGTGGCGCGCCGCTCTGGCCGAGGGGGGCCCCTGGCTGGCCGAGACCGCCCAGTACCTGCGGGAGAACCGCGACTTCATGGCGGCGTTCCTGCGCGAGCGACTCCCCTGGGTGCGCTTCCACGTCCCCGAGGCGACGTACCTCGCGTGGCTGGACCTGCGCGCCCACCCGCGCGCCGGGGACATCCAGACCTTCCTGCTGGAGGACGCGCGGGTCGCCATTCACGACGGCCCGGTCTTCGCGCACGAGGGCCACAAGCCGCAGTACCAGGGCTTCATCCGCCTGAACTTCGCCACCAGCCGCGAGCTGCTGACCGAGGCGCTGACCCGCATGGAACGCGCCCTGAACGCCACGAAGTAG
- a CDS encoding enolase C-terminal domain-like protein: protein MSAPTVARLEGIPFRLPLTSALAWGAHSALSAAEHLLVRVTLSDGTVGQAEATPRPTIYGETTASVLGILAHLEAGLRGLAITDEVSLNRVRNSVVNNHTARGALDMALHDARARAQGLTLFDTLLGPNTRVRPSFILGIAPPEEMLAEARRVVASGVRCLKVKVGREHERDLRVIRDLRAEFGPDVLLYADSNETLTPQSAPAALDAMREAGLMYVEEPLPARNLRARAELHAQGRLPVVADDSCFTPADLERELDFDTFDVLNVKTARNGFTDGLQMLRRAAAAGKRGMVGSQASTGLGTVHAALLSTQAEVTEPCELSFVLKLQDDLLDGPVVFRDGWLDVPSMRERCVDEAKLSRYRLA from the coding sequence GTGAGCGCCCCGACCGTCGCGCGGCTGGAGGGCATTCCCTTCCGGCTGCCGCTCACGTCCGCGCTGGCGTGGGGGGCGCACTCGGCCCTGAGTGCCGCCGAGCACCTGCTGGTGCGCGTGACCCTCTCGGACGGGACGGTGGGGCAGGCGGAGGCCACGCCGCGCCCCACCATCTACGGCGAGACGACCGCGAGCGTGCTGGGCATCCTCGCGCATCTGGAAGCGGGCCTGCGGGGACTGGCGATCACGGACGAGGTGAGCCTGAACCGGGTGCGGAACAGTGTGGTGAACAACCACACGGCGCGTGGCGCGCTGGACATGGCGCTGCACGACGCCCGCGCCCGCGCGCAGGGCCTGACGCTGTTCGACACGCTGCTGGGCCCGAACACGCGGGTGCGCCCCAGTTTCATCCTGGGCATCGCCCCCCCGGAGGAGATGCTGGCCGAGGCGCGGCGCGTGGTGGCCTCGGGCGTGCGCTGCCTGAAGGTGAAGGTGGGCCGCGAGCACGAGCGGGACCTGCGGGTGATCCGCGATTTGCGCGCCGAGTTCGGCCCGGACGTGCTGCTGTACGCCGACAGCAACGAGACGCTGACGCCGCAGTCGGCCCCGGCGGCGCTGGACGCCATGCGCGAGGCGGGGCTGATGTACGTCGAGGAGCCGCTGCCTGCCCGGAACCTGCGGGCGCGGGCCGAGTTGCACGCGCAGGGGCGACTGCCGGTCGTGGCTGACGACTCGTGCTTCACGCCCGCGGACCTGGAACGCGAACTGGACTTCGACACCTTTGACGTGCTGAACGTGAAGACTGCCCGCAACGGCTTCACGGACGGCCTGCAGATGCTGCGCCGGGCGGCAGCGGCCGGGAAGCGCGGCATGGTGGGTTCGCAGGCCAGCACGGGGCTGGGTACCGTTCACGCGGCGCTGCTGTCCACCCAGGCCGAGGTGACCGAGCCGTGCGAACTGAGTTTCGTGCTGAAGCTGCAAGACGACCTGCTGGACGGTCCGGTCGTGTTCAGGGACGGCTGGCTGGATGTTCCTTCCATGAGAGAACGGTGCGTCGATGAAGCGAAACTGAGCCGGTACCGACTTGCATGA